A portion of the bacterium genome contains these proteins:
- a CDS encoding AAA family ATPase, protein MKQNLALEIMLSGQNVFLTGAAGSGKTFTLNQFIKLAKNSGKKVSVTATTGLAATHLGGNTIHAWSGMGVNDFLYKNFAEKLSKSRADIIKSTDILIIDEISMLHDFRLDMVDEICRTVRQNFEAPFGGIQVILCGDFFQLPPINRAGSKEGGFVVHSNAWHEAEFSICYLEENHRQSDENLTEILNAMRSGDVRRRHAEALLERLNVVPDDLENLTELHTTNIDVDIINDEKLFNLEGEEKTFAQTSTGAQNYVQTLQRSVLAPDLLRLKKGALVMAVKNAQNRQYVNGSIGRVIDFEPMTDYPLVEFQNGRTVLVVPDSWEMRDGDKKRASITQIPLRLAYAITVHKSQGMTLDAARIDLSKAFAEGMGYVALSRVRDLENLFLLGINKTALKVSEEALILDEEFRKRSLEAERTFSDLLEVAEKRAKNQLEKAEKSSPKSNSWAEKLARMREEYPNAYRPWKYADDAVLQEVIFQKGRLDEDLVAELSQKLGRHKGSIIARVKKLYGDDAV, encoded by the coding sequence ATGAAACAAAATCTCGCTCTCGAAATAATGCTTTCTGGCCAAAATGTTTTTTTGACTGGGGCGGCTGGGTCTGGTAAGACTTTTACGCTCAACCAGTTTATTAAACTTGCTAAAAATTCAGGCAAGAAGGTGAGCGTGACGGCGACAACTGGGTTAGCTGCCACGCATCTTGGTGGTAATACCATTCACGCGTGGAGTGGTATGGGCGTCAATGATTTTTTGTACAAAAATTTTGCTGAAAAACTCTCCAAATCGCGCGCCGACATCATTAAATCAACAGATATTTTGATTATCGATGAGATTTCGATGCTTCATGATTTTCGGCTTGATATGGTTGACGAGATTTGTCGGACAGTTCGACAGAATTTCGAAGCACCGTTTGGTGGGATTCAGGTTATTTTGTGCGGAGATTTCTTCCAGTTACCTCCAATTAATCGCGCGGGAAGTAAAGAGGGCGGCTTTGTGGTTCATTCTAACGCTTGGCATGAGGCGGAATTTTCAATCTGTTACTTGGAAGAAAATCACCGTCAATCGGATGAAAATTTGACGGAAATTCTCAATGCTATGCGCTCTGGTGATGTGCGTAGGCGTCACGCCGAGGCTTTGCTCGAGCGACTTAATGTTGTGCCGGATGATCTTGAAAATCTAACAGAACTTCATACTACCAACATCGATGTCGATATTATTAACGATGAAAAACTTTTTAATCTTGAGGGTGAAGAAAAGACTTTCGCACAGACTTCTACTGGAGCGCAAAATTATGTCCAGACACTCCAGCGATCAGTTCTTGCGCCAGATCTATTGAGGCTCAAAAAGGGTGCTCTTGTGATGGCTGTGAAAAATGCGCAAAATCGACAATATGTCAATGGATCGATTGGGCGAGTGATTGACTTTGAGCCGATGACGGACTATCCGTTGGTTGAATTCCAGAACGGGCGGACAGTTTTAGTTGTGCCCGACTCTTGGGAGATGCGCGATGGCGATAAAAAGCGGGCTTCAATTACGCAGATTCCGCTTCGTCTTGCTTATGCGATCACTGTTCATAAATCTCAGGGGATGACTTTAGACGCGGCGCGGATTGATCTAAGCAAGGCGTTCGCTGAGGGCATGGGCTATGTGGCGCTATCTCGTGTGCGCGATTTGGAAAATTTGTTTTTGCTTGGAATTAACAAGACTGCATTGAAGGTGAGTGAAGAAGCACTTATTTTGGATGAAGAATTTCGAAAAAGGTCGCTTGAAGCGGAGAGAACATTCTCTGATTTACTCGAAGTTGCCGAGAAGCGTGCCAAAAATCAACTTGAAAAAGCAGAAAAATCATCTCCAAAATCCAACTCTTGGGCAGAAAAACTTGCTCGGATGCGAGAAGAATATCCCAACGCCTATCGCCCGTGGAAATACGCCGACGATGCCGTGCTTCAAGAGGTTATTTTTCAAAAAGGCAGATTGGATGAAGATTTGGTAGCCGAACTTAGTCAAAAATTAGGTCGTCACAAAGGCTCAATTATCGCCCGCGTCAAAAAACTTTACGGCGACGATGCTGTATAA
- the rsmH gene encoding 16S rRNA (cytosine(1402)-N(4))-methyltransferase RsmH, whose amino-acid sequence MKESVHIPVLLEASLREMRPKKGESYLDLTAGYGGHAGEFLRITGNFENSVLVDRDENAILTLSRFKENGVEILHMDFLSAARHLIKQGRKFDLILADLGVSSPQLDIAERGFSFQKDGPLDMRMNPSQEKTASKIINSYSKKELMRILLEFGEEKRGFAERIVDEIIKTRKKTPLTTTKQLADLILSVHKGGWQKTHPATRTFQAVRIAVNEELWQVEETLKLLPKLLNTGGRVGIITFHSLEDKLVKQYFAQDVKKGLEASFQILTKKPLDGSIEDAHNPRARSAKLRVSIKK is encoded by the coding sequence ATGAAAGAATCAGTTCACATACCAGTTTTATTAGAAGCCAGTTTGCGAGAAATGCGTCCCAAGAAGGGCGAATCTTATCTCGATTTGACCGCGGGTTATGGCGGGCATGCTGGCGAGTTTTTGCGTATTACGGGTAATTTCGAAAATTCCGTTCTGGTGGATAGAGATGAAAATGCGATTTTGACCCTTTCGAGATTTAAAGAAAATGGCGTCGAAATTCTCCATATGGATTTTCTATCTGCTGCGCGTCATCTGATAAAGCAGGGTAGAAAATTTGATTTAATTCTGGCCGACTTGGGCGTTTCTTCTCCGCAACTTGATATTGCGGAAAGGGGATTTTCGTTCCAAAAAGACGGCCCGCTCGATATGAGAATGAATCCGAGCCAAGAAAAAACGGCTTCGAAAATCATAAATTCATATTCGAAAAAAGAATTGATGAGAATTTTGCTGGAATTTGGCGAAGAAAAGCGCGGTTTTGCCGAGCGAATTGTCGATGAGATTATCAAAACTCGCAAAAAAACTCCGCTCACAACCACTAAGCAGTTGGCTGATTTGATTTTAAGTGTTCATAAGGGTGGATGGCAGAAAACGCATCCAGCGACACGCACCTTTCAGGCGGTTAGAATTGCCGTGAATGAGGAACTTTGGCAAGTTGAAGAAACTCTGAAGCTTTTACCAAAATTACTCAACACAGGCGGCAGGGTTGGAATTATCACTTTCCATAGCCTTGAAGATAAACTTGTTAAGCAATATTTTGCTCAAGATGTCAAAAAGGGCTTGGAGGCGAGTTTTCAAATTCTTACCAAAAAACCACTTGATGGTAGCATTGAAGACGCTCACAATCCGCGAGCACGGAGCGCGAAACTTCGTGTAAGCATTAAGAAATAA
- a CDS encoding penicillin-binding protein 2: MNSSKKSRTDILTMLILSAFVIIVVRLFFLQIIDGKKYRTLANESQMRQFNLPAERGVIYVMDGKNPIKFVMNETVYSLFIDPQIIDDKKRPEIISEMKKIAGGNLIDNFENLFEEKQSRYKVIAKNLNRQQAEAVKKRAFYGVGVVPESRRVYPEGNLAAQVLGFVNFEGGKYGIEEIFNQELSGKNGMLKTTTDVYGGRLGIRKEDVSVPAQNGKNLVLSIDRNVQSQSEKILKKQMEEKGIKNGSVIVMNPENGKVMAMANFPTYHPAEFSKVKDAKLFNNNTLTMPYENGSVIKSFTMAMGLNEGVASAEARYYNVDKVQVEDRTISNAVKGYTGSITFQTAMNYSLNTGMVEIANRMGGGRITRASRDKIYDYFHNKFGLGKKTGIEIVENAGTIISPDKVEGNAVRYSNMTFGQGMDTTMIQAATGFSALVNGGTLYKSSVIAGEIKDDEFIKKEAEIRSKDVISKGSSEQIKDILINARRSAHGADLPEYRVGGKTGTSETLINGKYAQNQTIGSYLGFGGNSQAKFVIMVAVWGEGQNLQGHADAQPIFTEISNWMLHYLKINPKG, translated from the coding sequence ATGAATTCATCTAAAAAAAGTCGAACGGATATTTTGACAATGCTCATTTTGAGCGCGTTTGTCATCATAGTCGTCCGACTTTTTTTCTTGCAAATTATTGATGGTAAAAAATATCGCACGCTCGCCAACGAATCGCAGATGCGACAGTTTAATCTACCGGCAGAGCGTGGGGTTATTTATGTTATGGATGGCAAAAACCCAATTAAATTTGTAATGAATGAGACCGTATATTCTTTGTTTATCGACCCGCAAATTATCGATGACAAAAAACGGCCAGAAATTATTTCAGAAATGAAAAAAATCGCTGGCGGCAATCTGATAGATAACTTCGAGAATCTTTTTGAAGAAAAACAAAGCCGCTACAAAGTTATCGCCAAAAACCTCAATCGTCAGCAGGCTGAAGCCGTAAAAAAGCGAGCATTTTACGGAGTTGGTGTAGTGCCGGAGAGTAGGCGAGTTTATCCTGAGGGTAATTTGGCGGCGCAAGTCTTGGGATTTGTTAATTTTGAAGGCGGAAAATACGGCATTGAAGAGATTTTCAATCAAGAACTCTCTGGAAAAAATGGAATGTTGAAAACCACCACTGATGTTTACGGCGGTCGGCTCGGAATAAGAAAAGAAGACGTGAGCGTTCCTGCTCAAAATGGCAAAAACTTAGTGCTATCAATCGATAGAAATGTTCAATCTCAGTCGGAAAAAATTCTCAAAAAGCAAATGGAAGAAAAGGGAATTAAAAATGGCTCCGTTATTGTTATGAATCCAGAAAACGGCAAAGTTATGGCGATGGCTAATTTTCCAACTTATCATCCAGCGGAATTTTCTAAAGTTAAGGACGCTAAATTATTTAATAATAACACCTTAACTATGCCATATGAGAACGGTTCTGTCATCAAGTCTTTTACGATGGCGATGGGGCTCAATGAAGGCGTTGCGAGTGCTGAAGCCAGATATTACAATGTGGATAAAGTTCAGGTTGAAGACCGTACGATCTCCAACGCAGTTAAGGGTTATACTGGAAGTATTACTTTTCAGACCGCAATGAATTATTCGCTTAACACTGGTATGGTTGAGATTGCTAATAGAATGGGCGGCGGGCGGATTACTCGTGCGTCAAGGGATAAGATTTATGATTATTTCCATAATAAATTTGGCTTAGGGAAAAAAACAGGTATTGAAATTGTTGAAAACGCCGGAACGATTATTTCACCTGATAAAGTAGAAGGAAACGCTGTTCGATACTCCAATATGACCTTTGGGCAGGGTATGGATACTACGATGATTCAGGCGGCTACAGGATTTTCTGCACTTGTTAATGGTGGGACGCTTTATAAATCAAGTGTTATTGCGGGTGAGATTAAAGATGATGAGTTCATCAAAAAAGAGGCAGAAATTCGAAGTAAAGATGTGATTTCGAAGGGATCAAGCGAGCAAATTAAAGATATCTTAATCAATGCCAGAAGGAGCGCTCATGGAGCAGATCTACCAGAATATAGAGTGGGTGGCAAAACAGGAACTTCCGAAACATTAATTAACGGAAAATACGCACAGAATCAGACAATCGGAAGTTATTTAGGATTTGGTGGAAATTCTCAGGCAAAATTTGTTATAATGGTAGCAGTGTGGGGCGAAGGCCAAAATCTCCAAGGTCACGCTGACGCACAACCAATTTTTACAGAAATTTCCAACTGGATGCTTCACTACTTAAAAATCAACCCGAAAGGATAA
- the mraY gene encoding phospho-N-acetylmuramoyl-pentapeptide-transferase — MERITHALITSAIFSLSGFVLAMLLTPVYTYFAYKYKFWKKQKTASVTGEKLKVVSKLHAKKIARNIPTMAGIIGVVAVIILTFIFNLDRGQTWLPLAGLVGGAGIGLIDDILNVWGADRKNAGLRAPIKFVMIIGVGVILGWFFHSKLGFTSLHIPFMGNIDIKWLMIPLFAFAVVATSNAVNISDGLDGLAGGLLMASFSAFGVIAMIQGQYNLAVFCFTATGALLAYIWFNVFPARFFMGDVGSFAWGTTLGVVAMLTNSLLLLPVIGAIFVIEGASSAIQILSKKLRNGKKVFIAAPFHHHLEAKGWEETKITMRFWVLAAALAFIGIVLALAESRFGK, encoded by the coding sequence ATGGAAAGAATCACTCACGCACTCATAACTTCAGCAATATTTTCACTCAGTGGATTTGTTTTGGCGATGCTTTTGACGCCAGTTTACACATATTTTGCGTATAAATATAAATTCTGGAAAAAGCAAAAAACGGCTTCTGTTACAGGTGAAAAATTAAAAGTTGTGTCAAAACTTCACGCCAAAAAAATCGCACGCAATATCCCGACGATGGCAGGCATCATTGGTGTTGTGGCGGTGATAATTTTGACGTTTATTTTTAATCTTGATAGGGGTCAAACTTGGCTTCCTTTGGCTGGACTTGTGGGTGGTGCTGGTATTGGTTTGATTGACGACATTCTCAATGTTTGGGGCGCGGATCGTAAGAATGCGGGGCTTCGTGCGCCGATAAAATTTGTGATGATTATTGGTGTTGGCGTGATTTTGGGATGGTTTTTTCATTCCAAGTTGGGCTTCACATCGCTTCATATTCCGTTTATGGGCAATATTGATATAAAGTGGCTAATGATTCCGCTATTCGCATTTGCCGTGGTAGCAACATCTAATGCGGTTAATATTTCTGATGGATTGGATGGTCTGGCTGGCGGACTTTTGATGGCTTCTTTTTCTGCCTTTGGTGTGATTGCGATGATTCAGGGTCAATATAATTTAGCGGTTTTTTGCTTTACTGCTACGGGTGCTTTGCTGGCGTATATCTGGTTTAATGTTTTTCCTGCAAGGTTCTTTATGGGTGACGTGGGGAGTTTTGCTTGGGGTACGACGCTTGGTGTGGTAGCGATGTTGACTAATTCGCTTCTACTTCTTCCTGTGATTGGTGCGATTTTTGTGATTGAAGGTGCTTCTTCGGCAATTCAGATTCTTTCGAAAAAACTCAGAAATGGCAAAAAAGTTTTCATTGCGGCGCCATTTCATCATCATCTCGAGGCAAAGGGCTGGGAAGAGACCAAGATTACGATGCGATTTTGGGTTTTGGCGGCAGCATTGGCGTTTATCGGTATTGTTTTGGCCTTGGCGGAAAGTAGGTTTGGCAAATAA